In Acomys russatus chromosome 16, mAcoRus1.1, whole genome shotgun sequence, the DNA window TACTACGCATGTGCCCCACCTATTAATAACCGCCCAAGTAACTATACCAAGAGATCACACTGATGGTACCAGCCCCACTTCCCCAACCACCCATCTTTACCCCATTTGCATGTTgtccccccacttcctctctgaaTTCACCCAGCCCATGGCTCACACCAAAGTTTAAGAGTCTGGGCAGAAGAACACCTCCCTAGCAGTTCGGTAGAATACCGCAATCTGGTAATTTCCAGTCTCAGGATGACTCAGTGATGTCTGCAGGGCAGGAGTGGAGGAGGCAGCTGATCTGTGGGGTGTGGACGAGGCTCTCCTCACTCTGTTCCTCATGGGGGAAGCCCCCTAGTTCGAGAGCAGAAGAGGCCATGTGTCGTATGGAGGATGCTCTCACCAGGTCCTGAAGATGCCTCAAGGAGATGGGAAAAAGCTGACCCACGGGTCAGGTCCTCATACCTCGGGCAGCACAGGCAAGGGATGTGGAGGCAGACAGGTCGAGGTGCTGACTCAACTGACGACTGTGCTTTCTAACCCCCAAGCCAAGAGTGCTTAATAAGCTGTGCCGTGAAAACTCCAAACTGTATTTACAGCTGCGTCAGAGTCAAGTCGggacctcctgcctcagtggTCTCCATTTGATCAGGGCATGGTATGTTAAGTTGCGcttttgagacctggtctcatCAAGTAGTCCGGGTTGGCCTGAAAGTTTCCATCCTCTTCATCACTGGGATTACTGGCCAAGTGCTTTCTCTTATAGTTCGTCCAGCCCTTACTTACTTATAGCCACGGTCTcgctgtgtggctctggctggcccaAAAATAGACATAGGGAGAACCCTggatttaaactaaaaaaaaaaaaaaaaaaaaaaaaaaggccccacatacttttgcctccagagtgctgtgcttcaaggtgtgtgccaccatgcttggcaattgtatactcttttttttttagtgtgttttgcatgtgtgggcatgactgccatggccatggtgttaAGTATagaagtcagaggccagcttgTGACAGTCAGTTCCTATATTCCAGTAATGTGGTGTTTATTGTTAATTTTGAGTTAGTAAGTGGGCTGGCCAACAACAGGACTAGGTAACACAGGCACAGGGCATTGTACTTTTCCATCTTAACCATCATAACAACCCTAAGTACAACAGTCCCTTACATTTTCTCTGGGAACAATGAAGTGTCTCAGTTTTGCAGCCTAGAGTGACCTGGAATGCAacccgatcctcctgcctctgcctggggagTGCTGGGTGAcaaggtgtgagctgccattcCCTGCTTTCCTTAGGACTGCGATGGTCCTAAGGCTGGGACCCAAGGCCCTGATAGTGCGTACCTGTAGTTCTGGCACTTGGGAgtaggaggcaggaaaatcagggggagctcaaggccagcctgggctggaaTTCATGACCTAGTATCTCATGTGCCTCTTTCCCTATTtaagacaaaacccaaaaagactGCTGGATGAGGTGGCAaatttctgtaatcccagcacccaaggaggcagaggcaggtggatctctgtgggtcagtggccagcctggtctacaaagccagtcaaggacaggcaaggctgttacacagagaaacgctgtcttgaaacaaaaaaaagctgATCATGGTAGGGGGttccccaccccaagacagggtttctctgtgtagccgtggctgtcctggacgttgtagaccaggctggccttgaactgtctctacctccacgagtgctgagattatagggttttaaaaaagatttattaagcagggcagtggtggcacacgcctttaatcccagcactatgaaggcagaggcaggtggatccctgtgagttagaggccagcctggtctacagagtgagtccaggacacccaaggctacacagagaaaccctgtcttgaaaaacaaaaaaacaaaaccaacaaaaaaagatttattatgtatacaatacctTGCCTGCattacacctacaggccagaagagggcatcagacctcattatagatggttgtgaggcaccatgtggttgctggcaattgaactcaggacctctagaagagcagtcagtgctcttaacctctgagccatctctccagccccagttgggGGATCCTAAGTGAGCAGGTCATAGTGGTCCATGGGTATAATGCCAGCCTTTGGGACAGGGAAGCAATACAAGCCAAGTCTCAGGTACAACTATATAGCCATCTTATACTATTCAACACCTTCCTTCCAAGACAAAAATCAAGGTGTcggtgagagagatggctcagtagtgggTAAGAGTgcaggctgctcctccagaggatccaggttcagttcccaggcccCACACGGTAgcttacaatctttttttttttttaactccagttttaggTCTGGACTTCTAGGGCACCATACTCAAATGGTACAAGACATGTATtcaaacacccattcacataaaaaatatttaaaaattgaaacaataaaacccaaacaaaagccagcatctgagtttgaggccagccagggttacatagcgagaccctgctgcaaaaagttaaaaaaaaaaaaaaaaaaagtatttgggcCTGAAGGTCACCTAGCCTATATGCAGGGCCAGGGGTCAGCGGCAAGAGGAAGACAGCTGGCTGGTGCTTTATGATGGGACAGAAGCACATAGCTGTCCACCACAGCCCTCAGGATCTCATTTCACAACTCACTCCTGGTGTATGAGTCTTGGGATCAGGAGCTATAGGCTCAGCAGGGCCACTATGATGGGCCAGGTTGACTAGGGGTAACCTCAAGGCCTGGCACAGGTGAGCTCTATTCCAGGGAGCACTGACCACACAAACACGCAGACCCGATTCCCAGAGTTTGATCCACGGGAGAAGCAGGGACACACAAATCAGGAAATCTGTGACTCACCATGATCACTTGAAAGCAGGTTATACCATTCCTCCTGATGCTAAACTCCCAAGGTGCTGGGGGAAGGGCAAGGTGTTGGGGCCCAGCTCAGCGAAACTGCTTGCTTAGCAAGTGCAAGGCTTTGggttcccagcactgggggaaaaaatgacACTGCCCCCCTGCCatgcccccaaaacaaaaccaggaagggGTCAAAGTGAGCAAGGACACACATGGAGTTCAGTGTCAGTCTCTGCCTTTCACTCTGGTGGCCCCACCTTGGGAAATTCTGCTCAGCTTCAAGGCAGCTGGTCTGCAGGGACTTGGAGGCAGCTGGGTGGGGCAGGCGCAGATCCCTCTCGCAAGGCAGGGCTGTTTGCTCTGTGCAATTTCTCTCGTTCAAGCTTTACCCTTGGCGTATGTGTTGCAGCCTGCGCCGTGTGGTACTCTACTAGCCTCGTCTTACCCAGCAGCAGTCACAGCCAGTGTGTCTCAGCGACTCCCTGAGAGATGGGTCTTTCCACATTCAGCTTAGAGGGGGCCGAGACTTACAAGTCCAGCTCTGGGTCCTCCAAGTTGTTGATCTAAACCAACTTCTAGCCGATGAACTACATCACTCGTCCTAGGATCAGAGGGGTTGGCTGTGGCAGCCTGAATTACCACGCtccacgcctttcatcccaggatgggaggcagaggtaggtggatctgagctccgggccagccagggcagcatagtgagagaccctgtctactAAAAAAGACATCACCAAGGAGGAATAAAGATACACAGTGAAGAATTCATTGTATGTTTATTCACAGTTCATCACTACCTACCAAACTGCTATTCGCAGAAGTTAAAGGAGTAAGTACATAggtctttttatttaaacactgatctttaaatatatacacacaaaacttaGTTCGGCAAGGCTTCATGATATACACCAATTCCAGAACAAAACAATCAAATGGCCCAGGTGTAATTCCAGAGATCATTGTTATCGTCAGCAGGGAGAGAAGCAGAGCCAGCAGGGTGGGAATGCGCTCCACAGAAGGCTGCCTCCTGGGCCGCAGGGGTGCTCCACGCTAAGTCCATCTCAGAACCAGAGTCCAGGGGAGACCCCACGCTGAAGAACCTAGCAGCCCAAGGATGCCACCAACTCCAAAGGAGAGACTGGGAGCAGCCTTGTTTctgtggaggaaggaggctgcGTGGAGAGATGGTGGACAGGCACGTGGCTGGAGGACTGGGCGCACAggagacaataaaaaaaatctttgcattgGTCTTGGTCTTTCCTGCCTGGCAAGGCTTCATGGGATGGGGGCAGCAGAACCACTGCAAACACAACCCAGTGTGCACAGAGATGCAACCAACCCCACAGCCCTGCTGTTTGCATCCTAGGCAGGTTGGAAAATACACAATTGAGAACAAGGACCTAAAAATTTAAGAGCAAGAAAAACGAGAAGCCAACATCCTCAACTCCCATCCGAGTGCAGCCTGGGACAGGGGGAAGGCGGTTTGGACAACTCCTGCTCCTCCAACTTTTCTGTATGTTTGATACTTACTTGCTCCAGGCATAGAAGCGCAGGCCACAAGTGAGACCTGAGGCCAGGCATTCTGAGGCCCGGTAAGTGTGAGCTCACAAAGCTGAGCCCGTCCCAGATGGGGATACCAACACCTTCTGCTTCTACCGGCTCCTTCCTCTATCCTGTTTCCCCTGCCCTGAGAGGAAAGTATTTACACAGGACAGGAGACTTATCAGCTGAAAAGCTCTGGACTGTCTttaacttacttaaaaaaaagaaagtaaaaacaccACTCATAAAACAcccttgaaataagaaaaaaaggcacTATGAAAACAACATCTTGACAACACCCGAAGGGAACAGTATGGAGAGGCGCAGGCCTGCAGTCTGACTCTCAGGAGACCACAGGTGGGCGGCGGGCCTCCTTCCCCTAAGTCCAACTGCGATGGAATGCTCCCGGCTGCAGGTGGATGCCCTTGGGTATCTCTGGTAGAAGCCCAACCAAGGGCCACAGATGCCCTGGGCACCCCTGTGTGAAGACTACGGCTCTTTTTGTCCATCCATCTCCACAAACATTTTGCATAGAGAAAATACCAGCccacttggtttcttttcttttattggcATCAGCTGGGGCTATATGTGGCCTTAAATGTCATGCACggaaggacaggaaagaaaggatgagaaAAAGGACATGGGAGGGGAACAGGAGCAGCGGCGAGATTCTGTAGTAAAAATCATAATTCAATTCAATAGGTTAAGTTTTGGCATTATGAAATCAAAcgccccttcccaccccccaaaGTTGCAACCTAAGTGAGAGGGTCCCAGTGGGACCCAGCCAGGTGTTCTGCATTCCCTCACAGGCTGTGACAGGCAGCATGTGGGTGTAACTCTTGTGTATGGTCTCAACTTTTCACTTTCTTTAAATAATCTCTTTTGCTTCTTAGACGTTCCGGTTCACTGGGGTGACGTAATTGCGGGGAAACATGCCGGTCTGCCCATGGCAGGCCCCCTTCCACCAGTTGGGATCTGAGTTATCCATGACGTGGATGAAGTCTCCTCTGCGAAAGCCCAGCTCACCATCCTCCTGGGGGTCAAAGTCAAAGAGCGCCTGGACATACGTTGGCTGCtgcaagagagaaggagaggaaatggTGTTCCTGATGCTGTCAGCTCCTTGTAAGCTTTAGGGGTGTGAGCATGTGCAGACCCGCCACTTCCCACAGCAGCCgtcacctcctccctccactctgaAACGTTTCTAAGTCCTCCTAGGTAGGTTTAGAGTGCTCCTTTATTCATGTTCAAAACCCACAGGGGGTATATACATCCATGTCGCCAAGGATGGCCAATAGGCTCTATCAGCTAGTGGGGAGCAGCTGTGTGTGCTAGAGTTCTGTTAAACAGGTTTGAAAATATCTGTTCCAGTCACTTAGGCCAAAGAGCTTCCATAAAACAAACAGTccccactgggtgtggtggcgcacgcctttaatcccagcacttgggaggcagaggcaggcggatcgctgtgagtttgaggctagcctggtctacaaagcaagttctggacagccgaggctacacagagagactctgtcttgaaaaaccaaaaaccaaacaaacaaaaatccaaaaaacaaacaaacgaactcCTGTTGGCGAGGAACAGGAGTGAGTACAGACAGCACCCCCTCGCAGGCTGCTGGGGACACAGCCATCTGACTGTGCACTGACAGGTCCGCATCGCAAACATGCACAGGGGCTGCTGTGGTGGCCATGCCAGGGCCTGTGTTCTAGAGGAGCCCCTCTCATCTGCTGGAAGTGACCCAAAGCTCTCTGGCTTACCTGTGGCACCTGTTCAATATCCCGCAGGAATATCTGCTGGTTCCTGGACACGGATGTTGATCTGTGGTAATCTACCAGCTCATTCAAAGAGTTAAACTTCACCACCCACAGGAAGTACTTTCCGGCTCCGTCCCGGAGCACCTTGAAGTGCTGTACGTCATTTCCAAACCTGAGGATGGGGAGAAGAGGCATGAAGCAGCCACCAGGCTCTGCAGGGCTGTCCCAAACCCGAAGGTGTCAAGGGAGTCCACTCATCTGGCGTGGCTTTTCAGAGTGAGGGGACATAGTAGCCGCACACCACCCTGAGTCTCCAGCTGGAGGGAGTGGGGAGCATCTCCAGAGCCTCCCCTATAGCTCTCCTGACTACTGGCCACCAGTCCCTCACAGAGGGAAGCCCACCCACTAGTCTAACTCTTAAGAGCCTGTGGATCTACTCATACGGCTCTACCTGCTTTAAAGGCTGAAATGATGATGTGATACTCAACAttggctcaggctggctttgagctcactaaCCGGCCaagctggcctacaactcacgaTGATCTTCCCAGCCTCCCCATTGGTGGGATTACATGCTTTCCACTGAGGAATTTTTCatactgtttttgcttttctgggtAACGAGACTTAAGTATCAAGAAACAAACACTCCACCGTTACACAAGGCACAAGATCGACAAATGTGATTGGGACAGAACACTGCTTCTTGTCCACTGCCAACCCTTCAAATTCAGTCTTAAGGCCAAGAGGAGGTAAAGGCGCCCTAAGGGCAGtccagcagatggcagtcctGAGCTTCCAGCTGGGGAGCCCAGCACCCAGGGACAGTCTGAAACCAGATACAAACCCCAGACACAGTTTCCCCATAGACACATATAATCTGATAAAGCTTAATTTTCATGGAAACAATTATAACAATATGCCATCATGAAAGTTATTTAAAATCTAGGAGTTATTTCTGGAATTTCTGGCTGGCCTCTGGCAACTGAAATGGAGGAAAGCGAGACCACAGTGGCCAGATGACTTCACTGTTTCCAGTGAGAAGCAAAGGCTTCGAGAGGACTATGCTGGCTCCTAAAACCTAAGGGTCCTTCTGTGATGCACATGGATTCAGAGCGCAGGGTCACTTGTCACCACGACCTTGTCACCAGATTCCGAAGACCTTGAAACTAGTGCGCTATCTCAGAGGCTGGTGCTGTTAAGCCCTCACGTTTTCCCTGTATGTGCGTACTTGTTCATGAAGTGTGAATGCAcatgtgggcatgtatgtggaAACCTCCTGTCAATGGTGGCCGTCTTCCTGGACCTCTCTTCCATCTTATTCTGAAGTAGGTCTCcctgaccctggagctcactgattagTCAGGGTTAGCTGGCCACAGGGCTCCAGGCgtcagcctctctccctctctcttccctgccaccAGTTTTGACACTGCGGATCCTAACTCAGGTCCTAATGCTTGCATATCCCGCCATATATCTTATTCCTAGAGTGATAACACATTaacttct includes these proteins:
- the Grb2 gene encoding growth factor receptor-bound protein 2: MEAIAKYDFKATADDELSFKRGDILKVLNEECDQNWYKAELNGKDGFIPKNYIEMKPHPWFFGKIPRAKAEEMLSKQRHDGAFLIRESESAPGDFSLSVKFGNDVQHFKVLRDGAGKYFLWVVKFNSLNELVDYHRSTSVSRNQQIFLRDIEQVPQQPTYVQALFDFDPQEDGELGFRRGDFIHVMDNSDPNWWKGACHGQTGMFPRNYVTPVNRNV